The Gammaproteobacteria bacterium genome window below encodes:
- a CDS encoding DEAD/DEAH box helicase — translation MGQQHLTEQQFSSLALDQRLLDALAEIDMVYCTPIQQQALPLLLSGKDVSGQAQTGTGKTLAFLLACAQRILHSDKPATAPGKPRTLILAPTRELAIQIHKDAERLLRNLPLRLAICYGGKAYEQQKRQFDEPVDILIGTPGRLIDFFKQRLFDFKAVEAMVLDEADRMFDMGFIADVRFMLRRLPEPEKRLNMLFSATMAQKVMELAYEHMNQAQLIKIDADSPTVDRIEQSVYHPANHEKIPLLLGLIKKLQPQRSIIFANTKHATIRIWEYLQGNGISAAIISGDIHQNKRESLLKKFHDGEYSILVATDVASRGLHIPDVTHVFNYDLPELGEDYVHRVGRTARAGKSGVAISFACEDLAMNLIDIEAYTRRPIPTMSISNDLLIKPKPPIKMKGGRLKPKPGSGKPQRHKHKKRPPRHHNQNRKKAV, via the coding sequence ATGGGGCAACAACACTTAACCGAGCAGCAGTTCAGCTCACTGGCGCTCGACCAACGCTTGCTCGATGCACTCGCAGAGATCGATATGGTTTACTGCACCCCGATACAGCAGCAAGCACTACCCCTGCTACTGTCAGGTAAAGATGTCTCCGGACAGGCACAGACCGGCACCGGCAAGACACTGGCATTTCTGCTCGCCTGTGCGCAGCGGATCCTGCACTCGGACAAACCCGCGACGGCCCCGGGCAAACCCCGCACTTTAATCCTGGCACCGACGCGCGAGTTGGCCATTCAAATCCACAAGGATGCGGAAAGACTGCTGCGCAATTTACCGCTCAGGCTTGCGATCTGCTACGGTGGCAAGGCCTACGAACAACAAAAGCGTCAATTCGACGAGCCGGTAGATATCCTGATCGGCACCCCTGGGCGCCTGATCGATTTCTTTAAACAGCGATTATTCGACTTCAAGGCCGTTGAAGCGATGGTGCTCGACGAGGCCGATCGCATGTTTGATATGGGTTTCATTGCCGACGTGCGCTTCATGCTAAGACGCCTGCCCGAGCCCGAAAAGCGTCTCAACATGCTGTTTTCGGCGACCATGGCACAAAAAGTGATGGAGCTCGCCTACGAGCATATGAACCAGGCACAATTGATCAAGATCGATGCTGACTCGCCCACGGTGGACCGGATCGAACAAAGCGTTTACCACCCGGCCAATCATGAAAAGATACCCCTGTTGCTGGGCCTGATAAAGAAACTGCAGCCGCAGCGCAGCATCATCTTTGCCAACACCAAGCATGCCACGATTCGCATCTGGGAATACCTGCAGGGTAACGGCATTTCGGCCGCGATCATTTCCGGGGACATCCATCAAAACAAGCGCGAGTCGCTGCTGAAGAAATTCCACGATGGCGAATATTCGATCCTGGTGGCGACCGATGTCGCCTCGCGTGGATTGCATATTCCCGACGTCACGCATGTATTCAACTATGACCTGCCGGAACTCGGCGAAGACTACGTGCATCGGGTAGGGCGCACCGCGCGAGCCGGTAAATCGGGTGTCGCGATCAGCTTTGCCTGTGAAGACCTTGCAATGAACCTTATCGATATCGAGGCCTACACTCGACGCCCTATTCCCACCATGTCGATCAGTAACGATCTGCTGATCAAGCCAAAACCCCCGATTAAAATGAAAGGTGGCCGATTAAAGCCGAAGCCCGGCAGCGGTAAACCACAGCGCCACAAGCACAAAAAGCGACCACCGCGTCACCATAATCAAAACAGAAAAAAGGCGGTATGA
- the trxA gene encoding thioredoxin TrxA: MSEKIVYLSDESFESDVLQADQPVLVDYWAEWCGPCKMIAPILEEIADEYDGRLTVAKLNIDDNANTPPKYGIRGIPTLMLFKGGAVEATKVGALSKSQLTAFLDSNI, translated from the coding sequence GTGAGTGAGAAAATTGTATACCTTTCGGATGAAAGCTTTGAGTCGGATGTGCTGCAGGCAGATCAACCAGTGCTCGTTGACTACTGGGCGGAATGGTGTGGACCCTGCAAGATGATTGCTCCGATCCTGGAAGAGATAGCCGATGAATACGACGGTCGACTCACCGTAGCCAAGCTCAATATCGACGACAATGCCAATACCCCACCCAAGTATGGCATTCGCGGTATCCCGACACTGATGCTGTTCAAGGGTGGCGCTGTCGAGGCGACCAAGGTCGGCGCATTGTCGAAATCCCAGCTAACCGCCTTCCTGGACAGTAATATATAG
- the rho gene encoding transcription termination factor Rho, whose protein sequence is MNLNELKQHTVPDLIETLKSMGGDHSARMRRQDIIFSILKSQAKKGEDIFSEGVLEILQDGFGFLRSADSSYLAGPDDIYVSPSQIRRFNLRTGDTVSGKIRPPKDNERYFALLKVDQINFDLPENVKHKVLFENLTPLHPNSRMVLERGNGSTEDITARIIDLVSPIGKGQRGLVVSPPKAGKTLMLQNIAQSIASNHPECYLIVLLIDERPEEVTEMERMVKGEVVASTFDEPASRHVQVAEMVIEKAKRLVEHKRDVVILLDSITRLARAYNTTIPSSGKVLTGGVDAHALHRPKRFFGAARNIEEGGSLTILATALIETGSKMDEVIYEEFKGTGNMEIHLDRRIAEKRVFPAININRSGTRREELLIDQEELQKVWILRKFLHSMDEIEAMEFVLGRMQSSKTNLEFFDQMKK, encoded by the coding sequence ATGAATCTAAACGAGCTCAAGCAACATACCGTCCCCGACTTAATCGAAACTTTGAAATCAATGGGTGGTGACCACTCGGCGCGCATGCGACGCCAGGACATCATCTTTAGCATCCTAAAGTCCCAGGCCAAGAAGGGCGAAGATATCTTCAGTGAAGGGGTACTGGAAATCCTGCAGGACGGATTTGGATTTTTGCGGTCTGCCGACAGTTCGTACTTGGCCGGCCCGGACGATATCTACGTGTCGCCAAGCCAGATCAGGCGCTTCAACCTGCGCACCGGCGATACCGTCAGTGGCAAGATCAGGCCACCGAAAGACAACGAGCGTTACTTTGCCCTGTTAAAGGTCGACCAGATCAATTTTGACCTGCCGGAAAACGTCAAGCACAAGGTTTTGTTTGAAAACCTGACCCCGCTGCACCCCAATTCCCGCATGGTGCTTGAGCGCGGAAACGGCAGCACCGAGGATATTACCGCGCGGATTATCGACCTGGTGTCGCCCATTGGTAAGGGTCAACGAGGCCTGGTGGTATCGCCGCCGAAAGCGGGCAAGACATTGATGCTGCAGAACATCGCCCAGAGTATTGCGAGCAACCATCCCGAGTGCTACCTGATCGTTCTGTTGATCGACGAACGTCCCGAGGAAGTCACCGAGATGGAACGCATGGTCAAGGGTGAAGTGGTGGCCTCGACTTTTGATGAACCGGCCAGTCGCCATGTCCAGGTCGCCGAAATGGTCATCGAAAAAGCCAAGCGCCTGGTTGAGCACAAGCGAGATGTTGTCATCCTGCTGGACTCGATAACGCGCCTGGCCCGTGCCTATAACACCACGATACCCTCTTCCGGAAAGGTTCTTACCGGTGGTGTCGATGCGCATGCACTGCATCGCCCGAAACGTTTTTTTGGTGCGGCGCGAAATATTGAAGAAGGCGGTAGCCTGACGATACTTGCAACCGCGCTGATTGAAACCGGTTCCAAGATGGATGAAGTCATTTACGAAGAATTCAAGGGTACCGGTAACATGGAAATTCACCTCGATCGACGTATTGCTGAAAAACGCGTATTCCCGGCGATCAACATCAACCGCTCCGGTACCCGCCGCGAAGAACTTTTGATCGATCAGGAGGAACTGCAAAAAGTCTGGATCCTGCGTAAATTTCTGCACTCGATGGATGAGATTGAGGCGATGGAATTTGTGCTCGGACGCATGCAATCCAGCAAGACCAACCTGGAATTCTTCGATCAAATGAAGAAATAG
- a CDS encoding DNA-deoxyinosine glycosylase → MTRVRSFEPIIGRRPRILILGSMPGVASLEAIQYYAHPRNAFWPIMSELFGIDHRADYEARVAELTKQPLILWDTLQACQRPGSLDSNIDVKTASANDFAALLQRFPGIRAILFNGATSERYFRQLVLPTLPTTLELALLRMPSTSPAHAGMSFEQKLAAWRQLLDFIG, encoded by the coding sequence GTGACCCGGGTTCGATCGTTTGAACCGATTATTGGTCGCCGTCCCCGAATCCTGATTCTCGGCAGTATGCCCGGCGTGGCTTCACTTGAAGCCATCCAGTATTATGCGCATCCGCGCAATGCATTCTGGCCGATCATGAGCGAATTGTTTGGTATCGATCATCGGGCCGATTACGAAGCGCGCGTGGCCGAGCTTACTAAGCAGCCGCTGATACTCTGGGATACCCTGCAGGCCTGTCAACGACCCGGCAGTCTCGATTCGAATATTGATGTCAAAACGGCAAGTGCCAATGATTTTGCTGCTTTGCTGCAACGATTTCCCGGGATTCGTGCAATCCTGTTCAATGGTGCAACTTCTGAAAGGTATTTCAGGCAGCTGGTGCTGCCGACTTTGCCGACAACACTCGAACTGGCGCTTTTGCGGATGCCATCCACCAGTCCGGCACACGCGGGGATGAGCTTTGAACAAAAGCTTGCCGCCTGGCGTCAACTGCTTGATTTTATTGGCTAG
- a CDS encoding GFA family protein — translation MNQPLKGACLCGQVQYQVTGPFDEFHLCHCSQCRRSTGTAHAANIFTSADRIEWLAGEELIKRYTPDKPGVISKCFCTHCGSLVPYTSLKSGKLVIPAGSLSQEPGIEPEDNIFWRDRAGWYDAGLNAQHKEQGPDE, via the coding sequence ATGAATCAACCGCTAAAAGGCGCCTGTCTGTGCGGACAGGTCCAGTACCAGGTCACCGGACCCTTCGACGAGTTCCATCTCTGCCACTGCAGTCAGTGCCGGCGCTCCACCGGCACGGCCCATGCAGCCAATATTTTCACCAGTGCCGATCGCATCGAATGGCTTGCCGGGGAGGAGCTGATCAAACGTTACACCCCTGATAAACCTGGTGTTATATCGAAATGTTTTTGTACCCATTGCGGTTCGCTGGTGCCTTACACCAGCCTTAAAAGCGGCAAGCTGGTTATTCCCGCCGGATCCCTGAGCCAGGAACCGGGTATCGAGCCGGAAGATAATATTTTCTGGCGGGACCGCGCCGGCTGGTATGATGCGGGTTTGAATGCGCAGCATAAAGAACAGGGTCCCGACGAATGA
- a CDS encoding aminotransferase has protein sequence MNFNPNVLDCAAAPIAEAWSWVTTPGSDKLIDMCQAVPAHLPPQSLRDYLAEAIKAGEGATYTDIRGIPALREALAGNISERYQGTVIADDILITAGCNQAFCSVVDTLCQSGDEVIVPLPCYFNHQMWLTTRAVVPRYLSFNADTAMPDPQEARSLINERTRAILLVTPNNPSGAIYSHECIDQFFELAREHELALIMDETYRDFIDIEQLPHRLFSRADWRDTLVHLYSFSKVFSLTGFRTGAVAASQALLEQLKKIQDCTAICAPHAGQLAALYGLNNLHAWKLEKSDELAQRAIAIKQAFEHPDLDYRLISAGAYFAYIQHPFDAPARDVVKRLIQDHEIISLPGSYFGQDQEQFIRFAYANVHERHFEDVIQRLIASQQI, from the coding sequence ATGAATTTCAATCCAAATGTGCTCGATTGCGCCGCGGCACCAATCGCCGAAGCCTGGTCCTGGGTAACCACTCCCGGGTCCGACAAGCTGATCGACATGTGCCAGGCGGTTCCAGCGCACCTGCCGCCGCAGTCGCTCAGGGATTATCTCGCCGAGGCGATCAAGGCGGGTGAAGGGGCTACCTACACCGATATCCGCGGCATCCCGGCTTTGCGTGAGGCCCTGGCGGGTAATATCAGCGAACGCTACCAGGGCACGGTAATCGCCGATGACATCCTCATTACCGCGGGCTGTAACCAGGCGTTTTGCTCGGTCGTGGACACCCTGTGCCAGTCCGGCGACGAGGTTATCGTGCCGCTGCCCTGTTACTTCAATCACCAGATGTGGCTCACAACCCGCGCCGTGGTGCCACGCTACCTGTCGTTTAACGCCGATACCGCGATGCCCGATCCACAGGAAGCTCGCTCACTGATCAACGAGCGTACCCGGGCGATCTTGCTGGTGACGCCGAATAATCCCAGCGGTGCCATCTACAGCCACGAATGTATTGATCAATTCTTCGAACTCGCCCGCGAGCATGAACTTGCGCTGATCATGGATGAAACTTACCGTGATTTCATCGATATCGAGCAGTTGCCGCATCGCCTGTTTTCGCGTGCTGACTGGCGCGATACCCTGGTTCATTTATATAGCTTTTCCAAGGTATTCAGCCTGACCGGATTTCGTACCGGCGCGGTCGCGGCGAGCCAGGCATTACTCGAGCAGCTCAAGAAGATCCAGGATTGCACCGCGATCTGTGCCCCGCATGCGGGCCAGCTTGCGGCACTTTACGGCCTCAATAATCTGCACGCCTGGAAGCTGGAAAAATCAGATGAACTGGCGCAACGCGCCATCGCCATCAAACAGGCCTTCGAGCATCCCGATCTGGACTACCGCCTGATCAGCGCCGGCGCCTACTTCGCCTATATCCAGCACCCTTTCGACGCTCCGGCCCGGGATGTCGTCAAGCGCTTGATTCAGGATCACGAAATCATCAGCCTGCCGGGAAGTTATTTCGGCCAGGACCAGGAACAGTTCATCCGCTTTGCCTATGCCAACGTGCACGAACGTCATTTCGAGGACGTCATCCAGAGATTAATTGCAAGCCAACAAATATGA
- a CDS encoding VOC family protein — protein sequence MKYLHTMVRVHDLEASLGFYCDLLGLVETDRYESEEGQFTLVFLAAPEDLVQAKTKRAPLVELTYNWDGEEYQGGRNFGHLAYAVDDVYAVCQKMMDAGVTINVPPRDGHMAFFRSPDNISIELLQKGEPLAPAEPWASMPTTGEW from the coding sequence ATGAAATACTTACATACCATGGTGCGTGTGCACGATCTGGAGGCCTCGCTTGGATTCTACTGTGACCTGCTTGGCCTGGTTGAGACCGATCGCTATGAAAGCGAGGAAGGCCAGTTTACGCTGGTTTTTCTCGCGGCACCGGAGGACCTTGTACAGGCTAAGACCAAACGTGCGCCGCTGGTGGAGTTGACTTACAACTGGGATGGAGAGGAATACCAGGGAGGCCGTAATTTCGGTCATCTGGCCTACGCCGTGGATGACGTATACGCCGTTTGCCAGAAAATGATGGACGCTGGAGTTACGATCAACGTTCCGCCCCGCGATGGTCACATGGCGTTCTTTCGTTCACCCGATAACATTTCGATCGAGTTGCTGCAAAAGGGTGAGCCGCTGGCGCCTGCCGAACCCTGGGCATCGATGCCGACCACCGGTGAATGGTAG
- a CDS encoding SDR family oxidoreductase: MERYLEGRIAIITGGFAGIGKAIAIALAERGAIIAVGARRQPEAAIAELKAASDALFYRQLDVADVDSVEAFVDALASKHGHADILVNSAGVTAHELVCGHDEQSWLDVIDINLSGPFRMIRACLPKMIEHRWGRIINIGSTAATTAVADHAAYCASKSGLLGLSRAVALEGAPHGVSSVVISPTWVQTEMFDNSMEIQARRAGHSVDAEIGKLIAEQPQQRLVQPQELGALAAFLCRDEALGITMEDIQLNAGALW, from the coding sequence GTGGAGCGATATCTCGAGGGAAGGATCGCAATCATTACCGGCGGCTTTGCCGGAATCGGTAAAGCGATTGCAATCGCACTGGCCGAACGCGGCGCCATCATCGCGGTTGGTGCACGGCGCCAACCCGAGGCTGCAATAGCGGAGCTCAAGGCCGCCAGCGATGCGTTGTTTTACCGGCAACTCGATGTCGCCGACGTCGATAGTGTTGAGGCGTTTGTCGACGCACTGGCAAGCAAACACGGCCATGCCGATATCCTGGTGAATTCAGCCGGTGTTACCGCGCATGAGCTGGTTTGTGGACACGATGAGCAATCCTGGCTCGACGTCATCGATATCAACCTGTCGGGCCCATTTCGGATGATACGTGCTTGCCTCCCGAAAATGATCGAACACCGCTGGGGCCGCATTATCAACATTGGCTCGACCGCGGCGACCACCGCGGTTGCCGATCATGCCGCTTACTGTGCATCCAAGTCGGGTCTATTGGGATTGAGCCGCGCGGTTGCGCTCGAGGGAGCGCCGCATGGTGTCAGTTCGGTTGTCATCAGTCCGACCTGGGTGCAAACCGAAATGTTCGATAACAGCATGGAAATCCAGGCGCGCAGGGCGGGGCACAGTGTCGATGCAGAAATCGGCAAACTCATTGCCGAACAGCCGCAGCAGCGCCTGGTGCAACCGCAGGAGCTCGGTGCACTGGCAGCCTTTCTGTGTCGCGATGAGGCACTTGGTATCACCATGGAAGACATCCAGCTCAATGCGGGCGCACTGTGGTAG
- the comD gene encoding sulfopyruvate decarboxylase subunit alpha: protein MSVNETIVTDLINNGIEFVTTVPCKQLAGVIEKVDQSDKIFHIPSNKEDEGMGLCAGAFMGGKRSAIIMQNTAIGVTINTLATLIQYYHIPLPMLISYRGEIGEPVACQVEMAVHTKALLAQLSIPTYHFHHPDDVNELDAILKHCFMCKKPVAILTDASFWKAA, encoded by the coding sequence GTGTCGGTAAATGAAACAATCGTTACGGATTTGATCAATAACGGGATCGAGTTTGTGACAACAGTCCCCTGCAAGCAGCTGGCGGGCGTCATCGAGAAGGTCGATCAAAGCGACAAGATTTTTCATATACCGTCCAACAAGGAGGATGAGGGTATGGGGCTATGCGCGGGTGCCTTCATGGGTGGAAAACGCTCTGCGATCATCATGCAGAATACGGCGATCGGCGTAACCATCAATACGCTGGCCACGTTGATCCAGTATTACCATATCCCACTACCGATGCTGATCAGCTATCGCGGTGAGATCGGCGAACCGGTCGCCTGCCAGGTCGAAATGGCGGTACATACGAAGGCATTGCTGGCGCAACTGAGTATACCGACCTACCATTTTCACCATCCGGATGATGTGAATGAGCTGGACGCCATTCTCAAGCACTGTTTCATGTGCAAAAAGCCCGTTGCCATTTTGACCGATGCCAGTTTCTGGAAGGCGGCCTGA
- the comE gene encoding sulfopyruvate decarboxylase subunit beta: MIRSEVLKIMIPVISDKLVICNIGLPSQELHLLDDQPSNFYMLGTMGLASSIGLGLALAQKDKVIAIDGDGSVLTNFGTLPTIANNVADNFILLIIDNGSYGSTGDQPTYAGGKTSLAAVAKACGCENVIECRAEETAAMLQDALDSNKMTIIVCKCESGNIQVPVIDMDPVVIKDRFMKEVQVRNNN, translated from the coding sequence ATGATTCGCAGCGAAGTATTAAAAATAATGATTCCCGTTATTTCCGATAAGCTGGTGATCTGCAATATCGGTTTGCCCAGCCAGGAACTACATCTGCTCGATGACCAGCCGAGCAATTTCTACATGCTCGGAACCATGGGGCTGGCATCGTCGATTGGGCTTGGCCTGGCCCTCGCGCAAAAAGACAAAGTCATTGCGATCGATGGGGACGGCTCGGTATTGACTAATTTCGGCACCCTGCCGACGATTGCCAACAACGTGGCGGATAATTTCATCCTCCTCATTATCGATAACGGCAGCTATGGCTCCACCGGGGATCAACCCACCTACGCGGGCGGCAAAACTTCACTGGCCGCGGTGGCGAAGGCCTGCGGTTGTGAAAATGTTATCGAGTGCCGGGCCGAGGAAACCGCGGCGATGCTGCAAGACGCACTGGACTCGAATAAAATGACGATCATTGTCTGCAAGTGCGAGTCGGGAAACATTCAGGTACCCGTCATCGATATGGACCCGGTCGTGATCAAGGACCGTTTCATGAAAGAGGTTCAAGTCAGAAACAATAACTAA
- a CDS encoding DUF3303 domain-containing protein — protein sequence MHFMVVWTFKPDHTKSAIARFNETGGAPPDGVKMVARWHDVSGSRGFAIAETDDAVAASKWCHDWSDLLSFEVIPVLNDEQLVQVIGQ from the coding sequence ATGCATTTCATGGTTGTCTGGACTTTCAAGCCAGATCACACTAAGAGCGCGATAGCACGGTTTAATGAAACCGGAGGTGCGCCTCCTGACGGAGTCAAAATGGTTGCCAGATGGCACGATGTTTCCGGTTCGCGGGGCTTTGCAATTGCTGAGACGGATGATGCCGTCGCCGCGTCGAAATGGTGTCATGACTGGTCTGATCTATTATCGTTTGAAGTGATACCCGTTCTGAATGATGAACAGCTTGTCCAAGTTATCGGGCAATAA
- a CDS encoding tetratricopeptide repeat protein, producing the protein MLWKKGYYLHTIGKYEKAIKLFSKSIDLYPTAEAYTFRGWSFSELGRIEEAIAECKMAIELDPEYGNPYNDIGVYLIDLGRPEEAISWLKKAIEAKRYCCYQYPYFNLGRVLLMQGRVSDAKQSLTRSLSYDPDYLPARMLLEFIRDKGLELI; encoded by the coding sequence TTGCTCTGGAAGAAGGGTTACTACTTGCACACTATTGGCAAGTACGAGAAAGCAATTAAATTATTCAGCAAGTCCATCGATTTGTACCCGACTGCCGAAGCCTACACGTTTCGCGGTTGGTCATTCAGCGAGCTCGGCCGCATCGAGGAGGCTATCGCCGAATGCAAGATGGCTATTGAGCTTGACCCTGAATACGGAAACCCGTACAACGACATTGGTGTATACCTCATAGACCTCGGTCGACCTGAAGAAGCAATTTCCTGGTTGAAAAAGGCCATCGAGGCAAAACGCTATTGCTGTTACCAGTACCCGTATTTCAACCTGGGCCGCGTCCTACTCATGCAAGGGCGTGTGTCAGATGCCAAGCAGTCCCTTACGCGTTCGCTCAGCTATGATCCCGATTACTTACCCGCGCGAATGTTACTCGAATTTATCCGAGATAAGGGGCTAGAACTGATTTAA
- the sixA gene encoding phosphohistidine phosphatase SixA yields MKIYLVQHGEAVAKEFDPERPLTEQGMTDVQRVARALKHAGVEIKRVIHSGKLRAQQTAEILATEIAPMLQLETSDLINPNDNPGAFDLQTASGSVDTMVVGHLPFMAKLVSHLVTGDDNYMLVAYQPGSAVCLELIENDSWQINWMVRPELLG; encoded by the coding sequence ATGAAAATATACTTGGTACAACACGGCGAGGCGGTGGCCAAAGAGTTTGACCCAGAACGTCCGCTAACCGAACAAGGTATGACGGATGTACAACGCGTTGCCAGGGCGCTCAAACATGCTGGGGTGGAGATAAAGCGGGTGATCCACAGCGGCAAGCTGCGTGCTCAGCAAACCGCAGAGATATTGGCCACCGAGATCGCGCCCATGCTGCAACTAGAGACCAGCGATCTGATTAATCCAAACGACAATCCAGGTGCGTTTGACTTGCAAACAGCCAGCGGGAGCGTGGATACTATGGTGGTCGGTCATCTGCCGTTTATGGCAAAACTGGTATCACACCTGGTAACTGGTGATGACAACTATATGCTTGTAGCCTATCAACCGGGGAGTGCCGTCTGCCTCGAATTAATTGAAAATGATAGCTGGCAGATCAACTGGATGGTAAGGCCGGAGTTACTGGGTTAA
- a CDS encoding SDR family oxidoreductase, with amino-acid sequence MSIPPRSRFALITGATSGIGNGFAHVLAQDGINLVIIARNATRLKEVKNELEAKYSIKVKIIPRDLANPETPSEIFEILKQEGIVLSVLVNNAGFNVYGTFEETNLEEEIKMIRLHIIAVTHMTKLFLRQRSQQGGNEILNVASIAGLVPGPLVSVHFATRAYILSFSLALSNEFQGSDVHVTCLCPGPTKSAFFGRANMSDVRLASGKPIKLMEAQTVAANGYKALKKRKVIVVPGYRNKILAFMAAVVPRALAIRITRWLMERK; translated from the coding sequence ATGTCAATTCCTCCCCGAAGCCGATTCGCACTCATAACCGGAGCCACGAGTGGCATCGGGAATGGGTTCGCGCATGTGCTTGCTCAAGATGGTATAAATCTGGTCATCATAGCGAGGAACGCGACTCGGCTTAAGGAAGTCAAGAATGAGCTCGAAGCCAAGTATTCGATCAAAGTAAAAATCATACCCAGGGACCTCGCTAATCCTGAAACCCCTTCAGAAATCTTTGAAATCTTGAAGCAAGAGGGAATCGTTCTGAGCGTACTCGTGAATAATGCAGGCTTTAACGTTTATGGTACTTTCGAAGAAACAAATCTTGAAGAAGAGATTAAGATGATACGACTTCATATCATCGCGGTGACTCATATGACGAAGCTGTTTTTGAGGCAGCGCTCTCAACAGGGGGGGAACGAAATACTCAATGTGGCTTCGATTGCTGGACTCGTGCCCGGTCCTCTGGTTTCCGTGCATTTTGCGACACGCGCTTACATTTTGAGCTTTTCACTTGCGCTTAGCAACGAGTTCCAGGGATCAGATGTACATGTGACCTGCCTTTGCCCAGGCCCGACTAAAAGTGCCTTTTTCGGCCGTGCCAACATGAGTGATGTAAGACTGGCAAGTGGCAAACCGATAAAACTAATGGAAGCGCAGACAGTCGCAGCGAATGGATACAAGGCATTGAAGAAGCGGAAGGTGATTGTTGTTCCGGGCTATCGAAACAAAATTCTTGCATTTATGGCTGCGGTTGTACCGCGAGCATTGGCGATCAGGATAACTAGGTGGTTGATGGAGCGCAAATAG
- a CDS encoding VIT1/CCC1 transporter family protein: MRKDSTEQLAREHHPEHIRLRLQQAPKSQNVSDAVLGGIDGCVTTFAVVSGVVGAGLPSSVAVILGFANLVADGFSMAVSNYESHRSKQEFIESVRRSEERHIDLVPEGEREEIRQIFREKGFEGDVLEKIVSTISEDKKLWVDTMLTEEHGIHKISPSPWASAGATFSAFVVVGAAPLLPFITSTLQIQQKFFASACVAGIMFFMIGMLKSYVFDKPAISSGFRTLLIGGIAAGLAFYTGYLLREMFGVIGV, translated from the coding sequence ATGAGAAAGGATAGTACAGAGCAGCTTGCCCGAGAACATCACCCAGAGCATATAAGATTACGCCTGCAGCAGGCACCCAAATCTCAAAACGTATCTGATGCTGTTCTTGGGGGCATAGACGGATGTGTGACTACTTTTGCAGTAGTCTCAGGTGTTGTTGGTGCGGGATTACCCTCATCGGTCGCCGTGATACTTGGTTTTGCTAACCTCGTGGCCGATGGATTTAGCATGGCTGTAAGTAATTATGAATCACATCGATCAAAGCAAGAATTTATAGAAAGCGTTAGACGATCAGAAGAAAGACACATTGATTTGGTTCCCGAGGGCGAACGAGAAGAGATACGTCAGATATTCAGGGAAAAGGGTTTCGAGGGGGATGTTCTTGAGAAGATTGTATCCACGATTAGTGAAGATAAAAAGTTATGGGTAGACACTATGCTCACGGAGGAACATGGCATACATAAAATTTCACCAAGCCCATGGGCATCTGCTGGAGCTACATTTTCGGCATTCGTCGTCGTAGGGGCAGCGCCATTGCTGCCTTTTATTACGTCAACATTGCAAATACAACAGAAATTCTTCGCCAGCGCCTGTGTTGCAGGAATCATGTTCTTTATGATTGGAATGCTTAAAAGCTACGTATTCGACAAACCTGCGATTTCGTCGGGATTTCGTACCCTACTAATCGGTGGTATTGCCGCGGGATTGGCGTTTTATACAGGATATTTACTTAGAGAGATGTTTGGAGTAATTGGTGTTTAA